The proteins below are encoded in one region of Stigmatopora argus isolate UIUO_Sarg chromosome 2, RoL_Sarg_1.0, whole genome shotgun sequence:
- the LOC144089191 gene encoding cyclic nucleotide-gated channel beta-3-like translates to MSWLLKMLPRPPETAPGDPDQDGSTGDKTAANSETPVVPALVESGVEAEGSAREAPPLAEHPDTLALAGSVTGWLVISLRRMLPQPKQEADGDAPEPSRRKSDLQSEPKPPTEKEQKVQSQVADKCRITPMEVEDVETDASQALLAHVEERLRQQRLEAARVAEEAARRAAQEAIRQLGAEHSTVNTQRLGDESHVLPNILEEENEDLSELHFPEDEDDERTELGASDHQVERGAEVADEGLLPEPGKGAALPEMTVTPGYTPTLSVGDAALAKLSGSGGLLEDEEDDEGSTRERLAAPSGLGDTLIADGRPASAASVGSAVIQDRLSQLVRLFKGRTEQHKDRLIDPDESERESPTSSPSKSLPPPAGEDGKEAPDSGKKGEEEEKGSLHFQILGHDIPIPKLPSVAKWVRVIKDLRFPSSMDPFTDPLYLLWLFMVVAAWNWNVWLIPVRWAFPYQTPENRHLWLLVDYTCDLIYIADILLFQPRLQFVRGGDIVCDKKAMRENYMSTERFKMDVASLFPLEIFYYWTGVNSLLRFPRLLKYHVFFEFNDRMEAVMKKAYIYRVIRTSTYLLYSLHINACLFYWGSDYQGLGSTKWVYDGKGNAYVRCYYFAVKTLITIGGLPDPTTVFEICFQLINYFVGVFAFSIMIGQMRDVVGAATAGENYYRACMDATAKYMNLYNIPKPVQNRIKTWYDYTWKSQGMLDEQELLVQLPAKMRQDMAVDVNYAIVSKVALFQGCDRQMVFDMLTRLKSVVYLPGDFVCKKGEIGREMYIIKQGEVQVVGGPDLQTVFVTIRAGSVFGEISLLAGGGGNRRTANVKAHGFANLFILDKKDLAEILLHYPESQKLLRKKAKGMLSKDQKPEEKGVGEEGGRVIPLRPDTPKMFKAALKVTAQAGMAGTFAKLSQSYGESGLQAPPSPQAAGDQPLVTVTTPKEKPDLMGGTEKEKIDPK, encoded by the exons ATGAGTTGGCTCCTGAAAATGCTTCCTCGGCCCCCCGAGACGGCTCCGGGTGACCCTGACCAG GACGGGTCCACCGGGGATAAGACGGCGGCGAACAG CGAGACCCCGGTGGTTCCTGCGCTGGTCGAGAGCGGCGTCGAG gcagaGGGGTCAGCAAGAGAGGCTCCACCCCTTGCTGAGCATCCGGACACGCTGGCACTGGCAGG CAGTGTCACGGGGTGGCTCGTCATCAGCCTCCGGCGAATGTTGCCTCAGCCGAAGCAG GAAGCGGACGGCGACGCGCCCGAGC CCAGCCGGAGGAAAAGCGACTTACAGTCGGAACCAAAGCCCCCCACCGAGAAAGAGCAGAAGGTCCAG TCGCAGGTGGCGGACAAATGTCGGATTACTCCCATGGAGGTGGAGGACGTCGAGACGGACGCCAGCCAGGCCCTTCTAGCTCACGTGGAGGAAAG ACTACGGCAGCAGCGTCTGGAAGCCGCCCGCGTGGCCGAAGAGGCGGCCAGAAGGGCGGCGCAAGAAGCCATCCGACAGCTAGGGGCGGAACACTCGACCGTCAACACCCAACGTCTGGGCGATGAATCCCACGT ACTTCCCAACATCCTGGAGGAGGAAAACGAGGACCTGTCCGA ACTGCACTTTCCCGAAGATGAAGACGACGAGAGAACGGAACTAGGCGCTTCCGACCACCAG GTTGAAAGAGGAGCAGAAGTTGCAGATGAAG GGTTGCTACCGGAACCGGGAAAAGGGGCAGCCTTACCCGAGATGACGGTGACACCGGGCTACACCCCTACGCTCAGTGTCGGCGATGCCGCTTTGGCAAAACTCAG TGGAAGTGGCGGTCTCTTGGAAGACGAGGAGGACGACGAAGGCTCGACGAGGGAACGACTGGCGGCGCCGTCCGGTCTGGGCGACACGCTGATTGCGGA CGGCCGTCCTGCGTCAGCGGCCAGTGTCGGGAGCGCGGTGATCCAGGACCGCCTCAGCCAGCTGGTCCGGCTCTTCAAAGGTCGGACAGAACAGCACAAAGACCGGCTTATCGACCCGGATGAGTCCGAACGAGAAAGTCCCACCTCCT CTCCTAGCAAATCTCTCCCACCTCCGGCTGGAGAAGACGGGAAGGAGGCTCCCGATAGCGGAAagaaaggagaagaagaagaaaagggaTCCTTACACTTTCAAATTCTGGGACATGATATTCCAATTCCCAAACTTCCTAGCGTGGCCAAATGGGTCCGAGTCATAAAAGACTTGCGCTTCCCCTCCAGCATGGACCCGTTCACCG ACCCCCTTTACCTGCTGTGGCTATTCATGGTGGTGGCGGCGTGGAACTGGAATGTGTGGCTGATCCCCGTCCGCTGGGCCTTCCCCTACCAGACCCCAGAGAACCGCCACTTGTGGCTCCTAGTCGACTACACCTGCGACCTTATCTATATCGCCGATATCCTGCTCTTCCAGCCCCGTCTGCAGTTTGTCCGTGGAGGAGACATTGTG TGCGACAAAAAAGCCATGAGAGAAAACTACATGAGCACGGAGAGGTTCAAG ATGGACGTAGCCAGTCTGTTTCCCTTGGAGATCTTCTACTACTGGACTGGGGTCAACTCTCTGCTCCGATTCCCTCGTTTGCTCaag TACCACGTTTTCTTCGAGTTCAACGACAGGATGGAGGCGGTGATGAAGAAGGCCTACATCTACAG GGTGATCCGGACCTCGACCTACCTGTTGTACTCCTTGCACATCAACGCGTGCCTCTTCTACTGGGGCTCCGACTACCAGGGCCTGGGCTCCACCAAGTGGGTCTACGACGGCAAAGGCAATGC CTACGTGCGCTGCTACTACTTTGCCGTGAAGACGCTGATCACCATCGGCGGCCTTCCGGACCCGACCACTGTCTTTGAGATCTGCTTCCAGCTCATCAACTATTTTGTGGGCGTTTTTGCGTTCTCCATCATGATCGGACAA ATGAGGGACGTGGTGGGGGCGGCCACGGCAGGGGAGAACTATTACCGCGCCTGCATGGACGCCACCGCCAAGTACATGAACTTGTACAACATCCCCAAACCCGTGCAGAACCGCATCAAGACCTGGTACGACTACACGTGGAAGAGCCAAGGCATGCTGG ATGAGCAGGAGTTGCTGGTTCAGCTTCCCGCCAAGATGAGACAGGACATGGCCGTGGACGTCAACTACGCCATCGTGAGCAAGGTGGCGCTCTTCCAG GGCTGCGATCGTCAGATGGTCTTCGACATGCTGACCAGACTCAAATCTGTCGTCTACCTGCCTGGAGATTTTGTGTGCAAGAAG GGTGAGATCGGCAGGGAGATGTACATCATCAAGCAGGGCGAGGTGCAAGTGGTGGGCGGTCCCGACCTTCAGACGGTTTTCGTCACCATCAGGGCCGGGTCCGTCTTTGGCGAGATCAG TTTATTGGCGGGCGGTGGAGGGAACCGGCGGACCGCCAACGTCAAGGCGCACGGATTCGCCAACCTCTTCATCCTAGATAAGAAGGACCTGGCGGAGATCCTGCTCCACTATCCCGAGTCCCAGAAACTTCTGCGCAAGAAAGCCAA GGGCATGCTGTCCAAGGACCAAAAACCAGAGGAAAAGGGAGTCGGCGAAGAAGGCGGGCGGGTGATTCCGCTCCGACCCGACACGCCCAAAATGTTCAAGGCGGCGCTGAAGGTGACCGCTCAGGCGGGAATGGCTGGGACCTTTGCCAAACTCAGCCAGAGCTACGGAGAGTCTGGCCTCCAG GCTCCGCCTTCTCCTCAAGCAGCAGGCGACCAGCCGCTTGTCACTGTCACCACACCCAAGGAAAAGCCAGACTTGATGGGTGGAACAGAGAAGGAGAAGATAGATCCCAAGTAA
- the anxa2b gene encoding annexin A2b encodes MALVSEFLSHLTLAHGEEAEPTYPTVTAVRDFDPIRDAARLDAAFRTKGVDEQSVIDILTRRSIDQRQEIAFEYERLTKKELQTALKGALSGSLEALMLGLLKSPAHYSAMELKAAVKGLGTDEETLIEMVCSRNHREMSDIQKVYRELFKKDLEKDIAGDTSGDFAKLLLALIQTERDRPSNVVDYEKIDHDARSLYEAGVQRKGTDVDVWISILTQRSVPHLQRVFERYKSYSPYDMKESIQKEVKGDLEKSFLTLVECLENKQAYFADRLNEAMKGKSAKEKVLTRIVVSRCEVDLMKIRREFKKRHGRSLYRAFSEHTKGDYQKALLSLCRGDD; translated from the exons ATGGCGCTGGTGTCGGAGTTCCTGAGTCACTTAACGTTGGCGCACGGCGAG GAGGCCGAGCCCACGTATCCCACCGTGACGGCCGTCCGAGACTTTGACCCGATCAGAGACGCCGCGCGACTGGATGCCGCCTTCAGAACCAAAG GAGTGGACGAGCAAAGCGTCATCGACATTCTGACGCGGAGGTCCATCGACCAGCGGCAAGAGATCGCCTTCGAGTACGAACGCCTGACCAAGAAG GAGCTGCAGACGGCCCTGAAGGGGGCGCTGTCGGGATCTTTGGAAGCGCTGATGCTGGGGTTGCTGAAGAGCCCCGCCCACTACAGCGCCATGGAGCTCAAAGCCGCCGTCAAG GGTCTGGGAACAGACGAGGAGACGCTGATCGAGATGGTCTGCTCCCGAAACCACCGAGAAATGAGCGACATCCAAAAGGTTTACCGAGAAC TGTTTAAAAAGGACCTGGAGAAAGACATCGCCGGAGACACTTCGGGAGATTTCGCAAAGCTGCTGCTCGCTCTCATCCAG ACCGAACGAGACCGACCTTCCAACGTGGTGGACTACGAGAAGATTGATCATGACGCCAGA AGCCTCTACGAAGCCGGCGTCCAGCGCAAAGGGACCGACGTGGACGTATGGATCTCCATCCTGACGCAACGGAGCGTCCCCCACCTGCAGAGAG TTTTTGAGCGCTACAAGAGCTACAGTCCGTACGACATGAAGGAGAGCATCCAGAAGGAAGTCAAAGGTGACCTGGAAAAATCTTTCCTGACTCTGG TGGAATGTTTGGAAAACAAGCAGGCGTACTTCGCCGATAGACTCAACGAGGCTATGAAG GGCAAAAGCGCCAAGGAGAAAGTCCTGACTCGCATCGTGGTGTCTCGATGCGAAGTGGACCTGATGAAGATCAGACGAGAGTTCAAGAAGCGACACGGGCGCTCGCTCTACCGCGCCTTCAGT GAGCACACCAAAGGCGACTACCAGAAGGCTTTGCTCAGTTTGTGCAGAGGAGACGACTGA
- the LOC144093000 gene encoding forkhead box protein B1-like produces the protein MAPARHSARSAHLATPRGVPAGAPSSGIVPYPSRGGPGCRKPPYSYVSLTAMAIQSSPDKMLPLSAIYRFISDNFPFYRQGARRWQNSLRHNLSFNDCFVKIPRGPERPGKGAMWALHPLCGDMFRNGSFLRRRKRFKVARHPFAVDDLVAPDRRRSHSRAPHWSDSLHMGGNLVLPTQASLPAIPVPIKATPGPLPAGPLHPLALFLSGAAAAPPSLWASESKQTS, from the coding sequence ATGGCCCCCGCGCGCCACTCCGCGCGCTCGGCGCACCTCGCCACTCCTCGGGGAGTCCCAGCGGGCGCTCCCTCGTCGGGCATCGTGCCCTATCCCTCTCGGGGCGGTCCAGGCTGCCGCAAGCCCCCGTACTCCTACGTCAGCCTGACGGCCATGGCCATCCAGAGCAGCCCGGACAAGATGCTCCCCCTGAGCGCCATCTACCGCTTCATCTCGGACAACTTCCCGTTCTACCGACAGGGTGCTCGGCGCTGGCAGAACTCACTACGCCACAACCTGTCCTTCAACGACTGCTTCGTCAAGATCCCACGTGGGCCCGAGCGGCCGGGCAAGGGCGCCATGTGGGCCCTGCACCCCCTCTGCGGCGACATGTTTCGCAACGGGAGTTTCCTGAGACGCCGCAAGAGGTTCAAGGTTGCTCGGCACCCCTTCGCCGTCGATGACCTGGTGGCCCCCGACCGACGCCGGTCGCACTCGCGCGCCCCCCACTGGTCGGATTCCCTGCACATGGGCGGAAATCTTGTCCTTCCGACTCAGGCGTCGCTCCCCGCCATCCCCGTGCCCATCAAAGCCACCCCCGGTCCGCTCCCTGCCGGCCCACTGCACCCACTGGCGCTTTTCCTGTcgggcgcggcggcggcgccgccttCTCTGTGGGCGTCTGAAAGCAAACAAACCTCGTAA
- the gpn1 gene encoding GPN-loop GTPase 1, with translation MAEAGEVVAEEMEAKIEEKEETGDGQKAVCLLVLGMAGSGKTTFVQRLTAHLHTLGQPPYLINLDPAVHDIPFPANIDVRDTVNYKEVMKQYGLGPNGAIVTSLNLFATRFDQVMRFLEKKQHDHRYVLIDTPGQIEVFTWSASGSIITEALASSFPCVAIYVVDTPRSVNPVTFMSNMLYACSILYKTKLPFILVMNKTDIIEESFAVEWMNDFEAFQDALNHEQSYVSNLTRSMSLVLDEFYSDLRVVGVSSVTGRGMDDLLVKLQDAAEEYQRDYQPEYQRLRRQLAEAESRKRREQLERLSNDLGAVRVTPPSVAEKVEEGGPSNLIMTRGTINTDEENDDEDDTDDVDHQKTEESKEKTAFGNFLRERRQVVQVRNRKTDLP, from the exons ATGGCGGAGGCAGGCGAAGTCGTCGCCGAGGAAATGGAGGCAAAAattgaggagaaggaggagacaGGTGACGGCCAGAAAGCTGTTTGTTTACTCGTACTCGGCATGGCTGGATCCGGAAAGACCACCTTTGTTCAG AGATTGACGGCTCACCTTCACACTCTCGGACAACCCCCGTACCTCATCAACTTGGACCCCGCCGTGCACGACATCCCCTTCCCCGCAAACATCG ACGTCCGGGACACGGTCAACTACAAAGAAGTAATGAAACAGTACGGCTTGGGACCCAACGGCGCCATCGTCACTTCGCTCAACCTATTCGCCACTCGTTTCGATCAG GTGATGCGATTCCTGGAAAAAAAGCAGCACGATCACAG ATATGTCCTCATCGACACGCCAGGTCAGATCGAAGTGTTCACGTGGTCGGCGTCTGGCAGCATCATCACGGAAGCCCTA GCGTCGTCCTTCCCCTGCGTGGCGATCTACGTGGTGGACACGCCTCGCAGCGTCAATCCCGTCACTTTCATGTCCAACATGCTGTACGCCTGCAG TATTCTCTACAAGACCAAACTGCCCTTCATCTTGGTGATGAATAAA ACGGACATCATCGAGGAAAGCTTCGCCGTGGAGTGGATGAACGACTTTGAAGCTTTCCAGGACGCCCTGAATCACGAGCAGTCCTACGTCAGCAACCTGACTCGATCCATGAGTCTGGTCCTGGACGAGTTTTACTCCGACCTGAGG GTGGTGGGCGTGTCTTCGGTGACGGGTCGCGGAATGGACGACCTGCTGGTCAAGTTACAGGACGCTGCAGAAGAGTACCAAAG GGATTATCAACCTGAATACCAACGACTACGCCGGCAACTG GCGGAGGCAGAAAGTCGAAAGCGGCGAGAGCAGCTGGAGCGGCTGAGCAACGATCTCGGCGCCGTCCGCGTCACGCCACCTTCTGTCGCGG AAAAAGTTGAGGAGGGCGGGCCCAGCAATCTCATCATGACCCGGGGCACCATAAACACCGACGAGGAAAACGACGACGAGGATGACACGGACGACGTGGACCACCAAA AAACGGAGGAGAGCAAGGAGAAGACCGCCTTTGGAAATTTCCTCCGCGAGCGTCGTCAAGTGGTCCAGGTCCGAAACCGCAAGACTGACTTGCCGTAA
- the LOC144066745 gene encoding stathmin-4-like isoform X1: protein MSAALREKLQKLPLVSLLCSCIVGRDTDAGAEKEGTVDLKLGAIPHMEALEHPGGLAFRVVLDPPGFDGGPARDAAESARRPIGQAELPELLETREEQPPVVDERMDKDAWNLTEVS, encoded by the exons ATGTCGGCAG CCCTAAGAGAAAAGCTGCAAAAACTCCCCCTAGTGTCTCTCCTGTGCTCCTGCATCGTCGGAAGAGACACCGACGCTGGCGCCGAGAAGGAAG GCACGGTGGACCTGAAGCTGGGCGCCATCCCCCACATGGAGGCCCTGGAGCATCCTGGTGGCCTGGCCTTCCGGGTGGTCTTGGATCCGCCTGGCTTTGACGGAGGTCCCGCTCGAGACGCGGCGGAATCCGCCCGCCGGCCGATTGGG CAGGCGGAGCTTCCGGAACTTTTGGAAACGAGGGAAGAGCAGCCCCCCGTGGTCGACGAGCGGATGGACAAAGACGCCTGGAACTTAACGGAG GTTTCCTGA
- the LOC144066745 gene encoding stathmin-4-like isoform X2: protein MSAALREKLQKLPLVSLLCSCIVGRDTDAGAEKEGTVDLKLGAIPHMEALEHPGGLAFRVVLDPPGFDGGPARDAAESARRPIGAELPELLETREEQPPVVDERMDKDAWNLTEVS from the exons ATGTCGGCAG CCCTAAGAGAAAAGCTGCAAAAACTCCCCCTAGTGTCTCTCCTGTGCTCCTGCATCGTCGGAAGAGACACCGACGCTGGCGCCGAGAAGGAAG GCACGGTGGACCTGAAGCTGGGCGCCATCCCCCACATGGAGGCCCTGGAGCATCCTGGTGGCCTGGCCTTCCGGGTGGTCTTGGATCCGCCTGGCTTTGACGGAGGTCCCGCTCGAGACGCGGCGGAATCCGCCCGCCGGCCGATTGGG GCGGAGCTTCCGGAACTTTTGGAAACGAGGGAAGAGCAGCCCCCCGTGGTCGACGAGCGGATGGACAAAGACGCCTGGAACTTAACGGAG GTTTCCTGA
- the il17a/f1 gene encoding interleukin 17a/f1 — translation MFPSTCCVVSTVAWAITMMMMSASAAILKADNQTGAAVKSALETVTLELDPGLLYPSQTVQQLQNRSISPWTYDRWQDAAIFPPVSEARCVLVGCLDHHGGEDAGLRSRPILHQVTLLRRVESPGGRRRYRLEPRLVAVGCTCVRDAVRPSRG, via the exons ATGTTTCCTTCGACCTGCTGCGTCGTCTCAACG gtggcgtgggcgataacgatgatgatgatgtcggCAAGCGCGGCCATCTTGAAAGCGGACAACCAAACCGGAGCTGCTGTGAAGTCGGCGTTGGAAACGGTGACCCTGGAATTGGACCCCGGACTCTTGTATCCGTCCCAGACTGTCCAGCAACTGCAAAACCGCTCCATCTCACCCTGGACCTACGA CAGGTGGCAGGACGCGGCCATCTTTCCGCCAGTGTCGGAGGCCCGCTGCGTCTTGGTGGGCTGCTTGGACCACCACGGCGGCGAGGACGCCGGGCTCCGATCCCGGCCCATCTTGCACCAGGTGACGCTGCTACGCCGCGTGGAGTCGCCGGGGGGACGCCGGCGCTACCGCCTGGAACCCCGCCTAGTAGCGGTGGGCTGCACGTGTGTCCGAGACGCAGTCCGACCGTCGCGAGGATAA